AGAAGTAACAAAATAAATATTCTATCATTTTATTGTAAAAGAAATAAAGGGGTGTATTGAACAAATGGTTGTAGAATGTTTTGGTGGATTTTACCATTTTGGGGATTTAAAGTGAATTCAGGAGATAACTTAGTACATTTATTTGGATATTTAAAAATAAGATTTCTTATTTAAAATTTAGAGTGTTTTGGGTAATTTAGTAACACAACTATATTCTTCTAATGTGAAATTCAGGCATAGTTGTTGAGTTATGAATCAATGGATTTTTGCATAAGTTTTAGATCCATAACTTCTAGATTTAATTCAAAAGATCAAAAAAAAAACAAAAAAAAAAACAAAATTGTCAAGACACATGACCACCATCGGGAAAGTGGAGAGAATATGGTAAGCCCAACCACCGGCTTAACATCTCCATCAATGGTTACAGACTCAGCTTTAATAGCAAAAGCTTCCCTTGGGTTCAGGCAAAGGAATGTCCAATAACTAGCTGAAGGTTAACAAAACAGAATATATGATCTTCAGATGGGATAAGATCTAAGGTTAACAAGAAGGAAAATTTAACTAGTAAGATCTGAAGAAAAGGTAAATTCAAAACGATAGAGAAATGTAATCGAACTTTTGAAGGCGGGCTGATTAGAAATTTGTTATTCTAGGAAATTGAAACTGAATTTCTCCACAATCTCCAATAAAAATATACAAATTACGCTTATATAATATACACATCTTTAGATCTTTACTTCCTCTCAAGATTTATAAACTTAAATGATAAAATTCAAATGCAAATGTGAATCATAGAATACTCTCATCAGACATAAAGACACTGGCCACGAGTATTAAGATTTGAATCATCGAAATTGTCTTCTCACATAGTTTTTGCAGCCATCATCAATAGCAATCCGGTTCTACATTTCACATTTTTTACTTGAATAAATCATTCAAACCCATAGAATATCTCCTAAATTATATTGTTAATTTAAATCTACAATTCGACTGATAGTTAGACCACCTACATAAGGATCGAGGGAGAATATGAAAATGAGAACAAATGATAATAGAGAAAATAATAAAATTTGAATCAGATTTAATCATAATTAAATATGAATATTTTTGCAGTTTTCCTAAATGAACAAATTTTTCCTAAACAATTTTCATCAAATAACATATGTAGAGGTGAGATTTCACTATACCTATTTTAAGTAAAAGGTTGGTGGAAAGTCTTCTGAAATTTCTTTTTAACAAACTTTTGAAAAAATGATTTGTTTTGAATAACCATAGATTTGATTTAGGTTTTGAAAACTGTTGATTTAATAACAGAAGATTTCAAGGGGTTTTTGGTGTGAAGGGTTAACCATCTAGATTATCATTTGTTCATAATATAACAATTGTACAAATACAACACAAGTATTCTTGATTACTGAAATCTTTCTCATGTACTAGATAGTAGCATATTAAATTTATTAAATTACTTTGAAATATATTTTATTGTTCTTGAAAAGGTTGCAAAGCTAGCAATCGTTTACTAACTGAAGACAACAAAGTTCCAAACGCACAACGATGGATCACGTGTCTCTACTCAACCGAATTTTGTTAAAATAGAAACAAAACAATCTGTTTTCACTTGTCTTCAAAGCCAATTAAAAGACGAATGCAATAGCTATATCGTAGTGGCAACAGCTTCAGGTTGATGAGGAAGTATCTGATGAGCCGTGGGGACATTGCTCTTTGCCTTGTTAACCACACGGCTAGCTCTTGGTTCCTTCACGGGTGTCACTTTCTTCATCGAGGACTCCGCTAAAACTTTCCTCACCTCGTTTGCCAGCTCTATAACATAATCCTCCTCATGCCCTGTATCAAACAACAACAAACCTCAACACAACAAAAACAATGTCTATACTGGTTTTGAAGAGTGGTTATCAATGTTTTGGACTAACCGATATCGTGCATTGCCTTCTCTAGCAGGAAGAGGTAATCTCTGTTGTTACCACATGGTCCATTGGCTGTCGCAATTTGTCTTTATACATACACAAAACAACTAGCTAGTTTGAGGATAAGAATCTGTCATATAAACCGAAGAAGTTGATGTCGAGGCTTAAGTGTTTTACCTTGCCATGTCTTCTAATGGCGCAGGTCCAAGGTAATACTTATTGGAGACCTTGTCTGGAGTAGAAGTGAATCTGAAAATTGTAGAAAAAAGTTGCATCCATATCACAACACAATACAGACTTTAGAAGAAAAGAAAACGACACAGCGCCATTCTCAAGGACCAGGGTCATGGAAACGAAAGGGAAAACAACTTACACTATCACTCCAGTTACAGATGGCTTCAGGGGATCATCTTCCTGTGTAAGTTAATAGAAGAAACTTTTTGAGTCGAATTATTAGGATTAGAATAGGCTTATCCAATAGAATCAGGTATGTTGTGACTCACCTTGTAAAAGTCCACACATGTCTTGAGATCATATTCGCACTCTCTACGTTCCAAGTACTGTGCATAAATGGAATGATCAACACAGAGACATATGAACATGAAACATCAAGCCAACTAGTTTTAAGATGCAGATATATACCTCCATAGCCAGACGTTCCTTTTCTGGCCCTCCACGGACACAGAATGCAGCACCCCACTGTCAAGAAAGTATTGGATTCTTAGTTAGAAAAAGAGGAATGTAATGAATAACTAAGCAGATCTCATGAACAGACTCCAAGAGTCCTGAATTATATATATATAGATTAGATACTCAAGTCAAGAGTTTCAACTTACGCATATGGCTTCTTCATCTTTCTCGAGTGTGCAAGTTCTTGCAGGGTGTTCTGGTGTACCTCTGTGATCAATGCAAGCTAACAAGCCACACCAAACACAAAAGAATCAATTTCAATCAATCAATAGTTGAGAAGAAGTGATAAATCAATCAAATTGTTTTTACTTAAAACAAAATAGAAAAAAAGCGTTACCAAGATCAAAGACACGTTTATATCCTTTGATGAAACCAAGCACTTTCTCATCGTAATGAAATCCTGGGTTCCACACAAGAGAGCCATATCCAAAGACCCACATCACCATCTCTTCTGCAGTTAAATGCTGTAAACACACCAAAAGACAAAACTATAAGATTAAGATACAAAATGATTTGGTGGAGGGTAAATGCCGGAGAAAAAGCTACAACAGTACTACATGTAAAGCAAAGACAAGGCAAGAAACAAAAGAATACATGTGAAAATGTACAAATAAGGCAAATCACAAGTAGACCAATGTTCCAATTGTTACTTTTAGCTTTAAAAAGTCAACAGATAAGCTCAGTTTTAGGGTTCTCTTCAGAACAGTTCAGACAAGATTTAAGATCAAATCTTATTTGTTTCAGTTTCTTAAAAAAAAAACTAGGTAGCTTATGGGTTTCCATGGCAAAGGACATGAATCACCATGGCTATGCAGCCTATGCTACCAGATACTAGGGGAAAAGGGCCTAACTTTTTCTATAGAAGCATGGTGCAATAATGATAATCAAACAGTAATAACATTTCCTCCTATTATAAGAACATTAAAGCTTCACCAGAATAGAACATTAGAGCTACCTAAACCGAAACGGGGAAGGAGAAAAGAAATAAAAATCAGAACTTTACCGTCGAACACGATAAACGTAATCCCACCGCGAGACAAGATCTCCACTGGTATTTAGATTAGATTACAACCCGAGAAAAGCTGAGAGAAACTCGTGGGAGGAGAGATTGCAGAGGATAGGTCGAGGGAACGACGTCGTTTATGTTCGTATGGAGCTGGTTATGGTAATGAGACCCACCTCAGCTCCTTTCTCCCTCCTTTCTCTGAATCTCTCTCTCTCTCTCTCTGCTTTCGAGGTGTAATAAAATGAGGAGGAGGCGATGTGGAGAAAGGAGAGCATTTATAGAGCCGCGTGTTCATGGTAGGCATGTTGTTTCAAGTTTCGTCTGGTTATTTTGTCTGTCCCGTGGTCCTTTCGTCACGTGACGGGCCGGTGAAGACGCTTGTCTCTGCCCTTTCTTCAAAATCTATTAAAAAAAACAATATTTTCTTTTCTTTTTTGGTAACTGAAAACAATTTTTTCCTAACGAAAAAGATAGATACATTTTAGAAACTTATTACCAAATGATAAAAGTTTGGAGAATTTATCTATCCTGAAATCCTAGCAGAAAAGATCTCATATAACTTTTTAAAAAATATTTATAAAAGTTTTGATCTTTGAGGCAAACGAAGACACAGTTAACAACGCAAAACCCACACAAGAGTCAGTACGCAGACACTCATACATCACCCGACTTCTTCGTTGAAACATATAAACAACAATACTTTTGAGGCTTAACTTAAGCTAATAAGACTATTTCTCTTTAACTATTCCCATATGCCAAATTGATAATTGCTTGTTCATGAATTACGCCATAACAGATTCCCAGAAGACTAAAATCAGATAGGTCTGTCTTAATTTTCTTAAATCATATTTGAAAAAAAAGGAAAGAAGTATATACATGGGTATTAGTATTACTGTGACTTGAAAAAATGGGTTTAGAGCTGTCTGATAAAGATAGATTGGGCCTGTGGACTGATACATCTAATATTTTTTTGGTCTTCGGCCTTACTACAACAGTTCTCTTTACCCACTACAATTAAACGGTAGATCAAATGTAGGGATTATGATGTAACAAAATCTGAATTTGTGCAGATCTTACTAGATTTGGTTGTTTTTACCTTAAACCAAAGTCCAAACTTTAATCCAAACCGAACTAAAATCCAAATAAGATCTGAAAATTTCTAAAATTAGTTAAATATGTTACAGTAATTTAGATATTTCAAAGTATTTAATTTTGTGTAGTTTTTTTTTTGTTATTTTGAATATTTTTAATTAGTCTAGATAGTTTAGTTAATTTTTAAATAATTTATATATTTTGAGTATTTTTGGTTAGTTTGTAAATAGATTTTTGAGTGCTTTTAAGTATTGTTAGAGCAGGTTTATTGGGAGTGCCTAACAACATGCTCCAAAGAAAAGATGATTAAAAATAAATGAAAAAAGCCAAAAAACTTTAGAACCGCTGTCTTATTTGAGCTTTTTAGAGCAGCTAGGAAGCCCTTACGTGGTGGATTGTGATTCGACCGCAAATCAAATGCTCTCTCTCTCCTTCGTCGCGACAAAGCCGAATGGCTTTTGGTTTGCATTCTCGACTTCTCAGTCTTCTCACTTGAATTTCTTCGTATCTGTCGATTTTCGTCGACTATGTCGTCTCGGCGATCGTCGTCTGTCTCGTCGTCTCTCTCGTCTCGAAGCTCGCCGTCTCGGTCGCCGTCTGTCTCGTCTCGATTCTCGTAGTCTCTCTTGCCGTCTGTATTGTCGTCTCTCTCGTGTTGAATCTCGCCGTCTCTCTCACCGTCTGTCTCGTCTCGATTCTCGTCGTCTCTCTCGCCGTCTGTCTCGTGTCGATTCTCGTCGTCTCTCTCGAATCTGGTCTGAAATCTCGTCTCGGTCTCCTTATCGGTAAGAAATCATCCTTTTGATTTGATCTTTATGTTACTTTTGTCTCCAATTTGGTTTATCTCACACACTCTGTTCGTGATCCGCTGTTATGATGAAGCTTGAAGAGAAAGCAAGGATGGAGGGAAGGATATAACTCAGACAAGATGGAAGAAGAAGCAAGATAAGTTCGAACAAGTGTTCATGATGAATTTTAGGAAGAACTGTCTCTATTAGTCTGGAAGCAGAGTCGATTGTGTTTCCCATTATCACACCAAGCTGTTCTTGTCTTTATTTTCATATCATTTTGTGTTCGGTTATCTGTGTAAATATTTGATTGATCAAGGTTTTTTTACTTTGCTTATATAATTCTATTTTTGTTGGTTGTGTGAGGAGTGGTGATCATCAAGAAGCGGGAGCCGACAGTTGGGGAGTTTCCTTTCATTCATTACGGATTCAACATGGCCAGAAGATCCATCTTTCACTTCAATCAGCAAGAGGTTAGCAGACTTGTCTTTAATGCTTTGTTAGAGCTTCATTAGGTTTGGAAATTAAATGGTATTGGTTAGAGCTTGATTAGGTTTGAAAATTAAATTGTATCTGTTAGTAGTGTGGATGTGATTTGCCTTTGTTATCGTATTTTTTTTAGTTGTATTTTCTTTAAGTTGTAGGTATGAACATTGATTGCCATTAACACACAAAGTAAGTAACTTCAACAACTAAAATTTTTAAGTTTCCTTTAAAATCTAAACAATACTCCTAAACAACAACAAGTAAAACAAGTAAAACAATCAAATACTTCTCCTTTTCGACTTCCTTACAACGTTCCTATTTCCTTTGAATCCATAAACAATTTTATGGATTCATATACTCAACCTTCTAGCTTTATGGATCTCTTAAACCATCAACAACCAAACACTCAACCTAGTGTAGATATCTCTGCGTCGAATGTCTCTTTGTTCGGTCCTTGGTCTGAAGAAGAAAACGTTGAAGCCCACACTGTGGAGTACCGTAAAAAGAGAAGGAAGTGGACACCAACAGAGGATCAGGTGCTCATCAGTGCTTGGTTGAACACCTCCAAAGACCCTGTAGTTGGGAATGAGCAAAAAACCATTGCGTTTTGGAAATGCATTGCAGCTTATTTTGCTGCAAGTCCCAAGCTATCTGGTTTGCAAACGGGAGAGCCTACTCATTGCAAACAAAGGTGGGGGAAGATCAATGAGGGCGTCTGCAAGTTCGTTGGCTGCTATGTTACGGCAACAAAAGAGAAATCAAGTGGCCAGAACGAGAATGATGTAATGAAACTGGCTCATGAGATTTACTTCAATGACTACAAGGCGAAGTTTACCCTTGAGCACGCATGGTTGGAGCTGCGACACGATCAGAAATGGTGTGGCGCATCTACAACTAAAGATAAGGTGCAGTCAAAAAGGAGGAAGTTAGATGAGCACTCTGCACAATCATCAACTTTTGTGGCTGGAGAGGATGATCAATCCAAGCGCCCCATTGGAGTTAAAGCGGCAAAGGCGAAAGGAAAAAGGGCTGTGATCAATGCAACGAAGTTGGATGAGGAAGAAAAGGAGTTGCAGAGCATCTGGAGTATTAGATAGAAGGACTTTGCTTTGAAAGATACTCTTAACAAGCAAAAATTGCTTGACTCTCTAATTGCAAAGACTGAGCCATTAACTGAACTCGAACTTGCCTTAAAAAACAAACTTATTAAAGATATGTTGAGTCTTTAGTTGCGTCTGTATGATCTGGATTTAACAAGCAAAAATTGTTTGTGTCGAGTCTTTAGTTGTGTTTTAGTTGTCTCTGTGAGCTGTTTGTGTCGAGTTTGTAAGATAATTGTCTTATCTTAATGTAAAATAGCTGTTTAATGTGTCTATCTCTCTGTTTGTAAGATAAATGATGTTTCTTATCATGCTGGTTAATGTATAATATTGTCCATCTCTCCGTTAGTTTTGTTTCTTATCATGCTATCTCTCCGTTAGTTTTGTTTCTTATCATGCTATCTCTCTGTCAGTTTTGTTTCTTNNNNNNNNNNNNNNNNNNNNNNNNNNNNNNNNNNNNNNNNNNNNNNNNNNNNNNNNNNNNNNNNNNNNNNNNNNNNNNNNNNNNNNNNNNNNNNNNNNNNNNNNNNNNNNNNNNNNNNNNNNNNNNNNNNNNNNNNNNNNNNNNNNNNNNNNNNNNNNNNNNNNNNNNNNNNNNNNNNNNNNNNNNNNNNNNNNNNNNNNNNNNNNNNNNNNNNNNNNNNNNNNNNNNNNNNTGGTCGACTCTCCGCTGAAATCCCATACTTTCAACAAAGAAGAGATGCTACTGGAAGGTTCGGTCACTCTCCGTTACAAAAGGCAACGACAGCTATCCGTATGATGGCGTATGGTTGCCCAGCTGATGCCGTCGACGAATACCTCCGACTTGGTGAGACCACCGCGCTTTTATGCTTGGAACATTTTGTTCAAGGAATCATAAATATATTTGGAGATGAGTATCTAAGAAGACCCACGCCAGAAGATCTTCAGCGACTATTCGATATTGGAGAGATACGCGGATTTCCCGGGATGATAGGAAGCATCGATTGTATACATTGGGAATGGAAGAATTGTCCGACCGCATGGAAAGGTCAATATACACGTGGATCAGGAAAGCCAACCATTGTTTTAGAGGTTGTAGCTTCACAAGATCTCTGATATGGCACGCCTTTTTCGGACCACCAGGTACATTAAACGATATCAATATTCTTGATCGATCACCGGTTTTTGATGATATATTACAAGGTCGAGCTCCAAAAGTTAACTACATAGTTAACGGAAACGGGTACCATTTGGCTTACTATCTCACAGATGGTATTTATCCAAAATGGGCTACTTTTGTCCAATCTATTCCACTTCCACAAGGTCCAAAAGCATCCTTATTCGCTACATATCAAGAAGTTGTACGTAAAGATGTCGAGCGTGCTTTTGGGGTCTTGCAAGCTCGATTTGCCATAGTCAAAAATCCAGCTCTTTTGTGGGATAAAATAAAAATTGGCAAGATAATGAGAGCATGTATCATTCTACATAATATGATCGTAGAAGATGAACGAGATGGGTACACTCCCTTTGATGTATCAGTTTTCGCACAACCGGAATCAAACCAAAGTTCCCAAGTGGATTTCACGTATTCGACATATATGCCTTCAAATCTCGGCAATATGATGAGCATTCGGAATCGAGTTCGTGATAGAACAATACATCACCAGTTGAAAGCTGATTTGGTTGAGCATATTTGGCAAAAATTTAGAACAAATCAAGATTTCGACTAATCGGCTTTTTCTCGTTTACGATTTGTATTTGTATTTTTCATACGTTTTATGTAATTTTTATTAAAAAAATTATGTATGTTTTTATTTTAAATCATTCTAATTAAAACAAAATTTTTTTTAAAAAAAAATTAACCCCTATGGGGTTCTCCCATTGGAGGAAGCAAAAATTAATTCCAATAACCAAAGTTCTTAACTTATCAAATCACCTTAAAACCAACTAATTTAATCATTAGAGCCCATTAGGGGTTCTAATGGATGGAATTGGTCTTATAACCCTGTCTAAACA
This sequence is a window from Brassica oleracea var. oleracea cultivar TO1000 chromosome C1, BOL, whole genome shotgun sequence. Protein-coding genes within it:
- the LOC106342556 gene encoding putative glutathione-specific gamma-glutamylcyclotransferase 2, yielding MVMWVFGYGSLVWNPGFHYDEKVLGFIKGYKRVFDLACIDHRGTPEHPARTCTLEKDEEAICWGAAFCVRGGPEKERLAMEYLERRECEYDLKTCVDFYKEDDPLKPSVTGVIVFTSTPDKVSNKYYLGPAPLEDMARQIATANGPCGNNRDYLFLLEKAMHDIGHEEDYVIELANEVRKVLAESSMKKVTPVKEPRASRVVNKAKSNVPTAHQILPHQPEAVATTI
- the LOC106329353 gene encoding glutathione S-transferase T3-like — encoded protein: MDLLNHQQPNTQPSVDISASNVSLFGPWSEEENVEAHTVEYRKKRRKWTPTEDQVLISAWLNTSKDPVVGNEQKTIAFWKCIAAYFAASPKLSGLQTGEPTHCKQRWGKINEGVCKFVGCYVTATKEKSSGQNENDVMKLAHEIYFNDYKAKFTLEHAWLELRHDQKWCGASTTKDKVQSKRRKLDEHSAQSSTFVAGEDDQSKRPIGVKAAKAKGKRAVINATKLDEEEKELQSIWSIR